Within the Pseudonocardia alni genome, the region CGCGAACGCGGCGGTCACCGTCGCGGCGACGGCGGTCAGCAGACGGGTGCGTCTCATGGTGGGTGTCCTCTCGGGGACGTGCGGGGTGGGTCAGGCCGCTTCGCGGACGGGTTCGGGACGGGTGGGCACCGCGCGCAGCCGGCGCGGCGCGGTCCGGCCGGTGGCCTGCAGGCCGGGCGAGACGATCAGCTTCTGCAACCCGCCCAGGAGCAGGTCGGCGACGATCGCGAGCAGCGCGACCAGGATCGAGCCACCGATCATCATGCCGAAGTCGCGCTGGCCGAGGCCGTCGATGATGAACCGGCCGAGCCCGCCGAGCGAGACGTAGGCGGCGATGGTCGCGGTCGCGATGACCTGCAGGGTCGCGCTGCGCAGCCCGCCGATGATCAGCGGCAGCGCGTTGGGGAGCTCGACCTTCCACAGCACCTCGGGCCCGCGCATGCCCATCCCGGTGGCGGCGTCGACGACGGCCGGGTCGACGTTGCGGATGCCGGCGTAGGTGCCGGCGAGCACCGCGGGCACCGCCAGCACGATGAGGGTGATGATCGGGCCGACCAGCGACAGCCCGACCAGTGTGGTGATCAGCACCAGCAGGCCCAGGGTGGGCAGGGCGCGCAGCCCGTTCGCCAGGCCGACGACGAGGAAGCCGCCGCGGCCGGTGTGCCCGATCCAGGCGCCCAGGGGCACCGCGATCAGCACCGCGACCAGCAGGGTCAGGGCGGTATAGCCGAGGTGCTCGGCGAGCCGGGCGAGGATGCCGGTCGATCCCTCCCAGTTCCCGCCGTCGAACAGCCAGCCGAAGTAGGTCATGCCCCCGCCTTCCCGGTACGGGCCCGCTGCCAGGGGGTGAGCAGCCTGCCGCCGAGCAGCAGGGCCGAGTCGACGACGAGCGCGAGCAGCAGCACCAGCACGATGCCGGAGACGATCTGCGCGTCGTTGCTGCGGTTGAAGCCCTCGGTGAACAGCAGACCGAGCCCGCCGAAGCCGATCACCGCACCCACCGTGACCAGGCTGATCGTGGACACCGCGGCGACGCGCAGGCCGGCCACGATCACCGGCACGGCGAGCGGCAGCTCCACGCCGACGAAGCGCCGGACCGGGGTGTAGCCCATCGCGTTCGCCGCGTCGACGACGTGGCCCGGCACCGCGGACAGCGCGTCGGACACGGTCCGCACGAGCAACGCGACGGTGTAGACCGTCAGCGCGACGATCACGTTGACCGGATCGAGGATCTGGGTGCCGAGCAGCGGCGGCATGAACACGAACAGCGCCAGCGACGGGACCGTATAGAGCAGCCCGGCGGCGTTGGTCATGATCGTGCGCAGCGTCGCGTTGCGGTTGGCGACCCAGCCCAGCGGGATCGCGAACACCAGCCCGAGCAGCACCGGGATCAGGGCGTACACGACGTGCTCGGCGAGCGCGTCGAGCACGGAGTCGAGGTTGTCGAACACCCAGGTCACGGCGGCCTCAGGCGGCGTTGTGCGAGTCGCGGGCCGCGGGCAGCGCCTCGAGCACCGAGTCGGCGGTGACCGAGCCGGCGACCCGGCCGTCGGCGTCGACGGCGACGCCCTGACCGGACGGTGAG harbors:
- a CDS encoding ABC transporter permease; amino-acid sequence: MTWVFDNLDSVLDALAEHVVYALIPVLLGLVFAIPLGWVANRNATLRTIMTNAAGLLYTVPSLALFVFMPPLLGTQILDPVNVIVALTVYTVALLVRTVSDALSAVPGHVVDAANAMGYTPVRRFVGVELPLAVPVIVAGLRVAAVSTISLVTVGAVIGFGGLGLLFTEGFNRSNDAQIVSGIVLVLLLALVVDSALLLGGRLLTPWQRARTGKAGA
- a CDS encoding ABC transporter permease produces the protein MTYFGWLFDGGNWEGSTGILARLAEHLGYTALTLLVAVLIAVPLGAWIGHTGRGGFLVVGLANGLRALPTLGLLVLITTLVGLSLVGPIITLIVLAVPAVLAGTYAGIRNVDPAVVDAATGMGMRGPEVLWKVELPNALPLIIGGLRSATLQVIATATIAAYVSLGGLGRFIIDGLGQRDFGMMIGGSILVALLAIVADLLLGGLQKLIVSPGLQATGRTAPRRLRAVPTRPEPVREAA